Proteins encoded in a region of the Populus nigra chromosome 3, ddPopNigr1.1, whole genome shotgun sequence genome:
- the LOC133689923 gene encoding 12-oxophytodienoate reductase 3, with protein MAENRIKGTSLFSPYKMGKFSLSHRVVLAPMTRCRALFGIPGDALVEYYTQRSTPGGFLISEGTIISPTAPGFPHVPGIYSDAQVEAWKKVVNAVHAKGSIIFCQLWHVGRASHQVYQPGGAAPISSTNKAISNRWRILMPDGTYGTYPAPRALETSEILEVVEHYRQAALNAIRAGFDGIEIHGAHGYLIDQFLKDGINDRIDEYGGSMENRCRFLMQVIQAVVSAVGADRVAFRMSPAIDHLDATDSDPLNLGLSVIERINKIQLQVGSKLTYLHVTQPRYTAYGQTESGRPGTEDEEAQMIRTWRRAYQGTLMCSGGFTRELGIQAVAEGDADLVSYGRLFISNPDLVLRLKLDAPLNKYIRKTFYSQDPVVGYTDYPFLSKANGGQAPLSRL; from the exons ATGGCGGAGAATAGAATCAAAGGAACCTCTCTGTTTTCTCCTTACAAGATGGGCAAGTTCAGCCTCTCTCACAG GGTGGTGCTGGCGCCCATGACAAGATGCAGGGCGTTGTTTGGGATACCAGGGGATGCGCTGGTGGAGTACTACACGCAGAGATCAACTCCTGGCGGATTTCTCATCAGCGAAGGCACTATCATCTCTCCAACTGCTCCCGg GTTTCCTCATGTGCCTGGGATTTACTCAGATGCTCAAGTGGAGGCATGGAAGAAGGTAGTGAATGCGGTTCATGCCAAAGGGAGCATCATCTTCTGTCAACTGTGGCACGTTGGCCGCGCATCTCATCAAG TTTATCAACCTGGTGGGGCTGCACCAATTTCATCAACAAACAAGGCCATCTCAAACAGGTGGAGAATTCTCATGCCAGATGGGACCTATGGAACATACCCAGCACCTCGAGCCTTGGAAACCTCTGAAATACTAGAGGTGGTGGAGCATTATAGACAGGCAGCCTTGAATGCCATTCGAGCAG GTTTTGATGGAATTGAGATCCATGGGGCTCATGGTTACCTTATCGATCAATTTTTAAAGGATGGGATCAATGACAGAATAGATGAGTATGGTGGATCAATGGAAAACCGGTGCCGATTCTTAATGCAGGTGATTCAGGCAGTAGTCTCAGCTGTCGGCGCAGATCGAGTAGCTTTCCGAATGTCCCCTGCAATTGATCACCTTGATGCCACAGACTCGGATCCACTCAACTTAGGCCTTTCAGTGATTGAGAGAATTAACAAAATCCAGCTACAGGTGGGTTCAAAACTCACCTATCTCCATGTCACTCAGCCACGGTACACAGCTTACGGCCAAACAGAGTCAGGCAGACCTGGCACCGAAGATGAAGAGGCCCAGATGATCAGGACTTGGAGAAGGGCATATCAGGGTACACTCATGTGCAGTGGTGGATTCACTAGGGAGCTGGGAATACAAGCTGTAGCTGAAGGTGACGCAGATTTGGTATCCTACGGCAGACTCTTTATCTCAAACCCAGACTTAGTTTTGAGATTGAAGCTTGATGCACCCCTGAATAAGTATATCAGGAAGACTTTCTACAGCCAGGATCCTGTTGTTGGGTACACAGATTACCCTTTCCTAAGCAAAGCAAATGGAGGACAGGCACCACTCTCACGCCTTTGA
- the LOC133688441 gene encoding auxin-binding protein ABP20: MILPIFLVFSLLSSTSNAALQDFCVADLTGPDTPTGFVCKKPAAVTVDDFVFSGLGVGGNTSNIIKAAVTPAFADKFAGVNGLGISMARLDLAVGGVVPMHTHPGGSEVLIVVSGSICAGFISSDNKVYLKSLKKGDIMAFPRGLLHFQINAGGAPALAFVSFSSERPGLQILDFALFANDLPSEIIETTTFLDDAQVKKLKGVLGGTG; the protein is encoded by the coding sequence ATGATTCTCCCTATCTTCCTCgtcttttctctcctctcctcaACCTCAAATGCTGCCTTGCAGGACTTTTGCGTTGCAGACCTCACAGGTCCAGACACTCCTACAGGCTTCGTTTGCAAGAAGCCGGCAGCGGTAACCGtggatgattttgttttctcgGGCCTAGGTGTTGGTGGCAACACCTCAAACATCATCAAAGCCGCTGTGACACCAGCATTTGCTGACAAATTCGCAGGTGTAAATGGCCTTGGAATTTCCATGGCTCGTTTGGACTTGGCAGTAGGTGGAGTTGTTCCAATGCACACACACCCAGGAGGCTCAGAAGTTCTAATCGTCGTCTCTGGGTCAATCTGTGCTGGGTTCATTTCCTCAGACAATAAAGTTTACCTTAAGTCTCTTAAGAAGGGAGACATAATGGCTTTCCCTCGAGGTTTACTGCACTTCCAGATAAATGCAGGTGGGGCTCCTGCACTAGCATTTGTTAGCTTCAGTAGTGAAAGACCAGGTCTCCAGATTCTAGACTTTGCTCTCTTTGCAAACGATTTGCCTTCTGAAATTATAGAGACGACAACATTCCTCGATGACGCTCAGGTTAAGAAACTTAAGGGTGTTCTTGGAGGCACTGGTTAA